In Helianthus annuus cultivar XRQ/B chromosome 9, HanXRQr2.0-SUNRISE, whole genome shotgun sequence, the following are encoded in one genomic region:
- the LOC118481726 gene encoding uncharacterized protein LOC118481726: MLLDADADGDVDLFDDEPLEDEVQGEALLAAVDLLLLADAPAGESPTHSPVPNSFKSVASAPSHTQSAQHFSHGSDPDRASSVAPAPNFAFDHDVEEDSDPVFPPGFDPDQEIEFIHLDQPLVDPVDPVDPAFADDADFDMEFVDPELAMALEPVAALDPAFEHDPVHAGAPVIDPVIADPPIDDHLVDAPLLEGDHVVAADPVDAPFIDAPVDPVVAPLPDPVPLEPEHALFATHIDPRYAHTQNGWIDADDELPPVPPHTTDARHIDTSFSFPQFTPPARPGEGSSAHPLDMYRFL; this comes from the exons ATGCTTCTCGACGCTGACGCTGATGGCGACGTCGATCTGTTTGATGATGAGCCCCTAGAGGATGAGgttcagggcgaggcccttctagctgcAGTTGATCTTTTGTTACTCGCAGATGCTCCAGCTGGGGAGTCACCTACACACTCACCGGTCCCAAACTCTTTCAAGTCTGTGGCTTCCGCACCATCACATACTCAGAGTGCGCAGCACTTTTCTCACGGTTCAGATCCTGAtagggcatcctctgttgcccctgcTCCGAACTTTGCTTTCGACCACGATGttgaggaggattccgatcctgtctttcccccagGATTCGACCCAGACCAGGAGATAGAGTTCATCCACTTGGATCAGCCCCTGGTTGACCCAGTAGACCCAGTTGACCCTGCATTCGCTGACGATGCAGATTTTGATATGGAGTTCGTTGACCCCGAGCTTGCCATGGCCCTTGAGCCAGTAGCCGCTCTAGACCCTgcgtttgagcatgacccagTTCATGCTGGCGCACCCGTTATTGAtcctgtgattgctgacccacccATTGATGATCACCTGGTTGATGCTCCACTATTAGAGGGTGaccatgttgttgctgctgaccCTGTTGATGCCCCTTTCATCGATGCACCCGTTGACCCTGTTGTTGCTCCCCTACCTGATCCTGTTCCCctggagcccgagcatgcactattCGCGACCCACATTGATCCCAGGTATGCGCACACCCAGAATGGGTGGATTGACGCTGATGATGAGCTCCCACCTGTTCCCCCACATACCACCGATGCACGTCACATTGATACCTCTTTTTCGttccctcagtttacacctccagctcgacctggagagggttcttcggctcaTCCTTTGGACATGTACCG gtttttatga
- the LOC110875797 gene encoding uncharacterized protein LOC110875797 → MRNNQNELRVELYHNICDAVTRGDTNAEAIGQRIVLPATFTGGPRYMIQNYQDAMALCRAFGNPDLFVTFTANPKWLEIEDMVSLIRGQKSHDRPQTISRVFKMKLNSLIEDIMKKQIFGKCRAVVYTIEFQKRGLSHAHLLIRLEHSATCRTPAGIDDLISAEIPSETDDPASYKAVTEYMLHGPCGNDAPSAPCTTDGKCLKHFPKAFYQETTIDEDGYPVYRRRNSKIFFLKGKTKLDNRFVVPYNRYLLLKYESHINVEWCNRSRAIKYLFKYLNKGPDRATMIVQENIGSDDEKRAKQIIRVDEIKNYMDCRYLSACEAVWRMFAYPIHYSFPSVMKLTFHLPDQHVLTLRDSDNLPALLNRDGIRETMFTQWLALNSRDAMARELTYAEVPTQYVWHDDTKVWKRRFQRTTLGRIVYCNPAAGPRYYLRMLLGVVKGPRSFEEIKTVDGFVYETFKEACYAYGLLNDDKEWSDALSEAHMWASGSLLRELFVTMLLFCEVNSLGQLWEKHRETLSDDILYKKRKHFMFPRLQLSNEQRKNYCLVELDELLEKNGKSLHDFADMPQADTSLLNAMDNRLIREELSYNTKIMADKHQQLYASLNMEQKTIYNIVIDSVLARKGGFHFVYGAGGIGKTFLYKTILSRLRSMGLIVLAVASSGIASLLLPGGRTAHSRFAIPLELLHGSTCGIKQNTQLAQLLQEVKLIIWDEAPMMKKYAFEARDKTLRDILGLVVYTNRERVFGGIPVLLGGDFRQILPVIPKGKRQDVVNACINRSVLWKSCQLFTLSQSMRVSEYTSTRTLGTDRQCFNKWLLDIGDDIVPAISKDRADEPTWIEIPHRFIVDNCGSLVESIVNAAFPSFMEKQDDDDYLCERAILTPRNIDADEINEYMFSQLKRPARTYKSSDEICRASTDILEQEQLYPTEFLNSLTFSGTAPASVDMLPHEQLYPPDFLHFFVFSGMPPHALHLKEGLPIMLLRNIKPSQGLCNGTSLIITDLGKFLIKARILTGSNRGDTAFIPRIPLSSTKSKWPFIMKRRQFSVKPCYAMTINKSQGQSLKVVGLYLPRPVFSHGQLYVAMSRVTTPEGLRILIVEDGDGGMKNYTRNIVYKETFNNLNPTSPPE, encoded by the exons ATGCGAAACAACCAAAATGAATTACGCGTTGAACTATACCATAACATATGTGACGCTGTAACGCGTGGAGACACAAATGCTGAGGCTATCGGCCAACGGATAGTTTTGCCCGCAACCTTTACGGGTGGCCCACGCTATATGATACAGAACTACCAGGACGCAATGGCTCTGTGCCGTGCTTTTGGGAACCCGGACCTATTTGTTACATTTACAGCAAACCCAAAATGGCTGGAAATTGAAGACATGGTATCCCTCATAAGAGGCCAAAAATCCCATGACCGTCCTCAGACCATATCCCGAGTTTTTAAGATGAAGTTGAACTCATTGATTGAGGATATTATGAAGAAACAAATCTTTGGCAAATGCAGAGCAG TCGTCTACACGATTGAGTTTCAAAAGCGGGGTCTGTCGCACGCGCACCTTCTTATCCGGCTTGAACATTCAGCCACGTGTCGGACACCTGCTGGTATAGATGATCTGATTTCTGCAGAAATCCCCTCTGAAACTGACGATCCGGCCAGCTATAAAGCTGTCACAGAATACATGTTACATGGTCCCTGTGGAAATGACGCTCCCAGTGCGCCGTGTACAACTGACGGCAAATGCCTCAAACACTTTCCGAAGGCATTTTATCAAGAAACGACAATTGATGAAGACGGCTACCCGGTTTATCGAAGAAGAAATTCCAAAATTTTCTTCCTTAAGGGCAAAACTAAACTTGACAACAGGTTCGTCGTCCCATACAACCGTTACCTCCTACTAAAATATGAATCCCACATCAACGTTGAATGGTGTAATAGGTCTCGGGCAATAAAGTACCTGTTTAAATACTTAAACAAGGGCCCAGACAGGGCTACAATGATTGTTCAAGAAAACATTGGAAGTGACGATGAGAAGCGTGCAAAACAGATTATTAGGGTTGATGAGATCAAGAACTATATGGATTGCCGTTATTTATCGGCATGTGAGGCCGTCTGGCGGATGTTTGCGTACCCTATACATTACTCATTCCCATCTGTCATGAAACTGACCTTTCATTTGCCTGACCAACATGTACTCACACTACGTGACTCAGACAACTTGCCAGCCCTGTTAAACCGTGACGGGATACGAGAGACAATGTTCACCCAATGGTTGGCCCTGAATAGTAGAGATGCAATGGCCAGAGAGCTGACATACGCTGAGGTACCAACGCAGTATGTATGGCATGACGATACCAAGGTATGGAAAAGGCGGTTTCAACGGACAACTCTGGGTCGGATCGTGTATTGCAATCCAGCAGCTGGCCCCCGATATTATCTAAGGATGTTGTTAGGTGTCGTTAAAGGACCACGAAGTTTTGAAGAGATAAAAACTGTCGACGGGTTTGTTTATGAAACCTTCAAAGAAGCCTGCTATGCCTACGGCCTTCTAAATGATGACAAAGAATGGAGTGACGCTCTCTCGGAAGCTCATATGTGGGCGTCCGGTTCCCTGCTACGGGAATTATTTGTTACCATGTTGTTGTTTTGTGAGGTTAATAGCCTGGGCCAGCTGTGGGAGAAGCACCGGGAGACATTGTCCGACGATATTTTGTACAAGAAACGTAAGCATTTCATGTTCCCTAGGTTACAACTATCAAACGAGCAACGTAAGAACTACTGTCTGGTAGAACTCGATGAACTATTGGAAAAGAATGGCAAATCGTTGCATGATTTCGCAGATATGCCCCAAGCAGATACCTCGCTCCTAAATGCCATGGATAACCGCCTTATCAGAGAAGAATTGAGTTACAATACAAAAATAATGGCAGACAAACACCAACAGTTGTATGCTTCTCTCAATATGGAACAAAAAACTATATACAACATCGTGATTGACTCTGTTTTAGCACGAAAAGGCGGGTTTCATTTCGTATATGGAGCGGGTGGTATAGGCAAGACTTTCCTATACAAGACCATCCTGTCTCGCTTAAGATCTATGGGCCTGATTGTCCTTGCCGTTGCATCTTCAG GTATAGCATCCCTACTCTTACCAGGTGGTCGGACAGCTCATAGTCGCTTCGCTATCCCTCTGGAATTGTTGCACGGTAGCACATGCGGCATCAAACAAAATACCCAGCTTGCACAGCTTTTGCAAGAGGTCAAGCTAATCATTTGGGACGAGGCACCCATGATGAAAAAATACGCGTTTGAAGCCCGTGATAAAACCCTCAGAGATATCTTGGGGTTGGTTGTTTATACAAACAGGGAACGTGTGTTCGGCGGCATCCCTGTCTTACTCGGTGGCGATTTTAGGCAAATTCTCCCGGTCATCCCAAAGGGGAAAAGACAAGATGTGGTTAACGCATGCATCAACAGATCTGTTTTGTGGAAAAGTTGTCAACTCTTTACACTCAGCCAAAGCATGCGAGTCAGCGAATACACCTCGACACGCACGCTAGGCACTGATAGACAATGTTTCAACAAGTGGCTATTAGACATCGGCGACGACATCGTACCAGCAATATCCAAAGACAGGGCAGATGAGCCGACCTGGATAGAAATACCCCACAGGTTCATTGTTGACAACTGTGGTTCCCTAGTTGAATCAATTGTTAACGCTGCATTCCCATCATTTATGGAAAagcaagatgatgatgattatttgTGTGAGAGGGCAATACTGACCCCACGTAATATAGATGCAGACGAAATCAATGAGTACATGTTTTCCCAACTCAAACGGCCTGCCCGGACTTACAAAAGCTCAGATGAAATATGTCGTGCTTCTACGGACATATTAGAACAGGAACAACTCTACCCAACTGAGTTTCTCAATTCTTTAACTTTCTCAGGTACAGCACCTGCTTCCGTGGACATGTTACCCCATGAACAACTCTACCCACCTGACTTCTTGCATTTCTTTGTTTTCTCAGGTATGCCACCTCACGCTTTACATCTAAAAGAAGGCCTCCCGATCATGCTTTTACGTAACATCAAACCCTCGCAAGGATTATGTAATGGTACAAGTCTTATTATCACAGACCTCGGGAAATTTTTAATCAAAGCTAGGATACTAACCGGTTCAAACCGTGGGGACACTGCTTTCATCCCGAGGATCCCCCTCTCATCCACAAAATCAAAATGGCCCTTCATTATGAAAAGGCGACAGTTTTCGGTGAAACCGTGCTATGCAATGACCATTAACAAGAGCCAGGGCCAATCATTAAAGGTAGTTGGTCTTTACTTGCCCCGCCCTGTGTTCAGTCATGGCCAACTGTATGTCGCGATGTCGAGGGTTACGACACCTGAGGGCTTAAGGATTCTTATCGTTGAAGATGGTGACGGTGGAATGAAAAATTATACTAGAAACATTGTATACAAAGAAACTTTTAACAACCTGAACCCAACGAGTCCACCAGAGTAA